The Shewanella sp. MTB7 genome includes a window with the following:
- a CDS encoding AsmA family protein has protein sequence MKILKWFFIILLLLFASLTAYLMLFFNPNDFKPELVEAVKDKTGRDLVIGDDLSWTFFPSIGIELSNISLSNPQGFAEASMIKVNKVVAEVALMPLFSKQVEIAQLNLDGLTLNLETRKDGQTSFDGLDGGASKPETTKDPASTEKVKLSGLDIGGLAITNTTVRMLDDMAGTEQVFILEKLTLGKFSLGKYAPLAYQLNAELPDMKLTSQGEGMIKIAPSMQSIELKDLKITNSVMGEAIPNKKLDSQLLAQINVLLDKKQLQVTLNELVVADINGSGEVIVAYGAKVPNIDGKLSLGDIDLDAFMPAKTAAEEKVEPAAKASSNKEPDLSALKLVNFNLELTVKSIKVANMHTSNWLMKTKLKSGILSMTELNADLYQGKLSASAQLDGRQNVPSYRFDESVKGVQIHDLMKDAADIDLLAGTASFSVKGQGRSLITENLKKNLAAKGQFEIADGALYGVNIPQMLRDAKAKLSGDLSSTAKSEQKTDFTSLTGSFSVVNGVASNPDLLMASPLIRLAGAGTANIITEALDYSLTTSVVGSLEGQGGGERDALHGIEIPFSITGTFADPKFALDTGALFDAKLKQETEKVKDKVKDSILKRLGGF, from the coding sequence ATGAAAATTTTAAAATGGTTTTTTATCATATTGCTACTCTTATTCGCCTCATTAACTGCTTATCTAATGCTTTTTTTCAATCCAAATGATTTTAAGCCCGAATTGGTTGAAGCAGTAAAGGATAAAACTGGACGTGATCTTGTTATTGGAGATGACCTTTCTTGGACCTTTTTTCCTTCAATCGGTATTGAGTTATCCAACATCTCACTCTCCAATCCTCAAGGATTTGCTGAGGCTTCCATGATTAAAGTGAATAAGGTGGTTGCTGAAGTTGCTTTAATGCCTTTATTTAGTAAACAGGTTGAAATAGCGCAACTGAATTTAGATGGACTTACACTTAATCTGGAAACCCGCAAAGATGGTCAAACGAGTTTTGATGGTTTAGATGGCGGGGCTAGCAAACCTGAAACGACCAAAGATCCTGCAAGCACTGAGAAGGTTAAATTATCAGGCTTGGATATTGGTGGCTTAGCTATCACCAATACGACCGTGAGGATGCTTGATGACATGGCGGGCACTGAACAAGTATTTATATTGGAGAAACTAACCCTAGGCAAGTTTAGCTTAGGTAAATATGCCCCACTTGCTTATCAATTAAATGCAGAATTACCCGATATGAAGCTGACGAGTCAAGGAGAGGGTATGATCAAAATAGCCCCTTCTATGCAATCAATTGAGTTAAAAGATCTGAAAATAACAAATTCTGTAATGGGAGAAGCAATTCCGAATAAGAAGTTAGACAGTCAGCTATTGGCACAAATTAACGTTCTGCTGGATAAAAAACAGCTTCAGGTGACGTTAAATGAGTTAGTTGTTGCCGATATAAACGGTTCGGGTGAAGTCATCGTTGCTTATGGTGCAAAAGTACCTAACATTGACGGTAAGCTTAGCCTTGGTGATATTGATTTAGATGCTTTTATGCCAGCAAAGACAGCGGCAGAAGAAAAAGTGGAGCCTGCAGCTAAAGCTAGCTCGAATAAAGAGCCTGACTTATCCGCACTGAAGTTGGTCAACTTCAACCTCGAATTAACCGTCAAATCGATAAAAGTGGCGAATATGCACACGAGTAATTGGTTGATGAAAACAAAATTGAAGTCTGGGATATTATCCATGACAGAACTTAATGCAGATCTTTATCAAGGTAAGTTATCTGCAAGTGCGCAACTTGATGGACGCCAAAACGTGCCGAGTTATCGTTTCGATGAGTCAGTGAAAGGTGTACAAATACATGATTTAATGAAGGATGCTGCGGATATAGATCTTTTGGCTGGAACGGCTAGTTTTAGTGTTAAGGGTCAAGGACGCAGTTTAATTACTGAAAACTTAAAGAAGAATCTAGCGGCGAAAGGTCAATTTGAGATCGCAGATGGTGCCCTATATGGAGTAAATATTCCACAGATGCTCCGTGATGCTAAAGCTAAACTCAGTGGTGATCTCTCGTCTACGGCAAAGAGTGAGCAGAAAACTGATTTTACTAGTTTGACGGGGTCGTTCTCAGTGGTGAATGGCGTTGCTTCGAATCCTGATCTCTTGATGGCTTCGCCTTTGATCCGCCTCGCTGGTGCGGGTACTGCAAATATCATTACAGAGGCTTTAGATTATTCATTGACGACTTCGGTTGTAGGTTCACTTGAAGGACAAGGGGGAGGTGAGCGTGATGCACTTCATGGTATTGAAATTCCGTTCTCAATTACAGGTACCTTTGCCGACCCTAAGTTTGCATTAGATACTGGGGCCTTGTTTGATGCTAAGTTAAAACAGGAAACGGAAAAGGTAAAAGATAAAGTAAAAGACAGTATTTTGAAAAGACTGGGAGGCTTTTGA
- a CDS encoding putative 4-hydroxy-4-methyl-2-oxoglutarate aldolase: MQDLLPDLYDHYADELTLLSLCLNQYGKRKIFWGEIITVKCFEDNSKVKQVLTTSGKGKVLFVDGGGSLNRALLGDMIAMDAVNNGWEGIVINGCVRDVGVLSQLDIGIKALGANPIKTVKRDAGEINPKLAIADIIIVPGMMLYSDENGVAISSKQLDLLNML; this comes from the coding sequence ATGCAGGACCTTTTACCCGATCTTTATGATCATTATGCAGATGAACTTACATTATTATCGCTCTGTTTAAATCAGTATGGTAAGAGAAAAATATTCTGGGGGGAGATTATTACAGTCAAATGTTTTGAAGATAACTCTAAAGTTAAACAAGTGTTAACAACCAGTGGTAAAGGTAAGGTTTTATTTGTAGATGGTGGTGGTTCATTGAATAGAGCTCTTCTTGGAGACATGATAGCCATGGATGCGGTTAATAATGGCTGGGAAGGGATCGTAATCAATGGCTGTGTTAGAGATGTTGGAGTGCTCAGCCAGTTAGATATAGGAATTAAAGCTCTGGGGGCTAATCCAATTAAGACCGTAAAACGGGACGCTGGAGAAATAAACCCTAAGTTGGCTATCGCGGACATTATAATTGTGCCGGGTATGATGTTATATTCAGATGAAAATGGTGTGGCTATTTCGAGTAAACAACTCGATTTATTGAACATGCTGTAA
- the msrQ gene encoding protein-methionine-sulfoxide reductase heme-binding subunit MsrQ: protein MRLTMKHLFGLKVVIHSVAILPIIYLALLVFSDQAGGDPVQFIIHYTGIGALNTLVILLAISPVARKFKLGILIQTRRVVGLYVFAYASLHILSFISLDLLFEWSLLVEEVLKRPYIFVGALAYIILFSLSITSFKAIRRKMGKHWQQLHNFVYLVAILVPIHFYWSVKSEVIEPSIYILLTCSLLLVRVPFVKYYQRIFADKYKPKITSE from the coding sequence ATGCGATTAACAATGAAACATCTATTTGGGTTGAAAGTGGTTATCCATAGCGTTGCAATCCTGCCAATAATTTACTTAGCCCTGTTAGTTTTTTCGGATCAAGCTGGAGGCGATCCTGTTCAATTTATTATTCATTACACAGGTATAGGAGCGTTGAATACTTTAGTCATACTTTTGGCTATTTCTCCTGTTGCACGTAAATTTAAACTAGGGATATTGATCCAGACTCGACGAGTTGTAGGCCTGTATGTATTCGCTTACGCAAGTCTGCATATTTTATCTTTTATCAGTTTAGACCTCTTATTTGAGTGGTCACTTCTTGTTGAGGAAGTATTAAAGAGGCCCTATATATTTGTAGGTGCATTGGCGTACATCATTTTGTTTTCACTATCGATAACATCGTTTAAAGCCATTAGGCGTAAGATGGGAAAACATTGGCAACAGTTGCATAACTTTGTTTATCTTGTGGCTATCTTAGTGCCTATACATTTTTATTGGTCGGTTAAATCAGAAGTGATTGAACCTAGCATTTATATTCTACTTACATGCTCATTACTGTTAGTTAGAGTTCCCTTTGTTAAATATTACCAGAGAATATTTGCTGATAAATACAAACCAAAAATCACCAGTGAATAG
- the msrP gene encoding protein-methionine-sulfoxide reductase catalytic subunit MsrP, which produces MHFIKRASWDTLKSSDTTPESVFNDRRNIIKALGLGAVGASIPGHVQAGIFDLFGESKSNTPFITSVLAFTVNKGFEVNEAKTPFDKVTRHNNFYEFGTSKSDPAENAQQMKVDPWTLVIDGEVDHPITLGLDDLTKMMMLEERTYRLRCVEAWSMVIPWVGFPLASLLKKAGLTSNAKYIAFETLFDPEQMPGQKSRLMGGGIHYPYVEGLTIAEAMNDLSFLAVGLYGKTLPPQNGAPIRLVVPWKYGFKSIKSLVRIRVLDKRPPTSWNQLAPQEYGFYANVNPNVDHPRWSQASERRIGEGGLFSAKRIKTQPFNGYEEQVAGLYQGIDLTRNF; this is translated from the coding sequence ATGCATTTTATAAAGAGAGCATCTTGGGACACATTAAAAAGTTCAGACACCACTCCTGAATCAGTGTTCAATGACCGTCGAAATATCATTAAAGCCTTAGGTTTAGGTGCGGTGGGAGCGAGTATTCCTGGTCACGTTCAGGCTGGTATTTTTGATCTATTTGGGGAGAGTAAGTCCAATACTCCCTTTATCACCTCTGTGTTGGCATTCACTGTAAATAAAGGCTTTGAGGTAAACGAAGCTAAGACGCCTTTTGATAAGGTGACTCGCCATAATAACTTCTATGAATTTGGGACGAGTAAGTCTGATCCAGCAGAAAATGCACAACAGATGAAGGTAGACCCGTGGACACTGGTTATTGATGGTGAGGTTGATCATCCGATCACATTAGGACTTGATGACTTGACCAAGATGATGATGCTTGAAGAGCGTACTTACCGTTTAAGGTGTGTCGAGGCTTGGTCTATGGTTATCCCTTGGGTTGGCTTTCCTTTAGCCTCTTTGCTTAAAAAAGCAGGATTGACCAGTAACGCTAAATATATCGCATTTGAAACACTATTTGATCCTGAACAGATGCCGGGACAAAAGAGCCGTTTAATGGGCGGTGGGATCCATTATCCTTATGTGGAAGGACTGACCATCGCGGAGGCGATGAATGATCTGTCATTTTTAGCGGTAGGTCTTTATGGTAAAACATTACCGCCACAAAATGGTGCGCCTATACGTTTGGTTGTCCCATGGAAGTATGGTTTTAAGAGTATTAAGTCTTTAGTTCGGATCAGAGTTCTGGATAAACGACCACCAACAAGTTGGAATCAACTTGCTCCGCAAGAGTATGGTTTTTATGCCAATGTAAACCCCAACGTTGATCATCCTCGTTGGTCTCAGGCGAGTGAAAGGCGGATCGGTGAAGGTGGATTATTTTCAGCTAAACGAATTAAAACACAGCCTTTTAATGGATATGAGGAGCAAGTTGCTGGTTTATATCAAGGGATCGATTTAACAAGGAATTTCTAA
- the rmuC gene encoding DNA recombination protein RmuC, producing MPIDIVLSVPEIIVLIAISFLSILIGALINQKLTRRRWEMSKAHIENIHQQEIEQYQQELQHKESVLCEKEQQQEQVQFKLEQQLSALGKAQADAHRCTGLELQLKDSQRKLMEAQLALSKSNAMQQTLTVKFTAEQQALEDKLQLLETAEIRLNTQFENLANKIFEERSVKFQHQNSTQLDSVLAPFKQQLESFRKQVSESYTHEQSQRSAFNHQLESLKALNMQMSQDAVNLTNALKGDNKQQGNWGEVILERVLQESGLREGHEYDTQTELKNDDGKRFKPDVIVHLPENKDVVIDAKMSLVAYERYFNSDDDTIRMQALKEHVISIRSHIKGLSNKDYQKLHGLTSLDYVLMFIPLEPAFLLALEHDPSLVNYALEHNIMIVSPTNLLVALRTINNIWRYEYQNQNAQHIAKQAGKIYDKLCGYIEDMEKLGRAIEGAEKSYANAMNKLTSGKGNLVKQAHQMQQLGVDTSKKLDQRMLDQALSDYRLDDKQLN from the coding sequence ATGCCCATTGATATTGTACTATCCGTTCCCGAAATCATCGTTCTTATCGCGATCTCTTTTCTCTCTATACTCATTGGTGCTCTGATAAATCAAAAGCTCACAAGGCGCCGCTGGGAGATGTCTAAAGCACATATAGAGAATATTCATCAGCAAGAGATAGAACAATATCAACAAGAGTTACAACATAAAGAGTCAGTACTATGTGAAAAGGAGCAGCAACAGGAACAGGTGCAATTTAAGCTTGAACAACAGCTATCAGCATTAGGAAAAGCCCAAGCCGATGCTCACAGATGCACTGGATTAGAGTTACAGCTTAAAGATTCTCAACGTAAATTAATGGAAGCACAACTGGCGCTATCTAAGTCAAACGCTATGCAGCAAACACTCACGGTAAAATTTACCGCAGAGCAACAAGCACTCGAAGATAAACTGCAATTACTGGAAACGGCCGAGATTAGATTGAATACCCAATTTGAAAATCTGGCAAATAAAATATTCGAAGAACGGTCAGTCAAGTTTCAGCACCAAAACAGCACCCAACTTGACTCCGTGCTTGCGCCTTTCAAGCAGCAGCTAGAAAGCTTTAGAAAGCAAGTGAGTGAATCTTATACTCATGAGCAATCACAGCGTAGTGCATTTAATCATCAACTTGAATCCCTCAAAGCACTGAATATGCAGATGAGTCAAGATGCCGTTAACCTTACCAATGCGTTAAAAGGTGATAATAAGCAGCAAGGTAATTGGGGAGAAGTCATTTTAGAACGCGTCTTGCAGGAGAGTGGTTTACGTGAAGGCCACGAATATGATACCCAAACCGAGCTGAAGAATGATGATGGCAAGCGCTTTAAACCCGATGTCATTGTCCACCTTCCAGAAAACAAAGATGTCGTGATAGATGCAAAAATGTCTTTGGTCGCCTACGAGCGTTACTTTAACAGTGATGATGACACAATACGTATGCAGGCACTCAAAGAGCATGTGATTTCTATACGTAGCCACATTAAAGGGCTAAGCAACAAAGATTACCAAAAGCTGCATGGGCTAACGAGTTTAGACTATGTATTAATGTTTATTCCGTTAGAGCCCGCGTTTCTTCTCGCTCTTGAGCACGACCCAAGCTTGGTTAACTATGCACTTGAACATAACATCATGATCGTTAGCCCAACAAACCTGCTCGTTGCATTGAGAACCATCAACAATATTTGGCGTTACGAGTACCAAAATCAAAATGCACAACATATCGCCAAGCAAGCTGGAAAAATATACGATAAACTTTGTGGCTACATTGAAGATATGGAAAAGTTAGGTCGAGCTATAGAGGGGGCTGAGAAAAGTTATGCTAACGCCATGAATAAACTTACCAGCGGTAAAGGTAACTTAGTCAAGCAAGCCCATCAGATGCAACAACTAGGTGTAGACACAAGTAAAAAGCTAGATCAACGTATGCTAGATCAAGCGCTATCTGATTATCGGTTAGATGATAAACAGCTCAACTGA
- a CDS encoding transglycosylase SLT domain-containing protein, protein MMGSIAHAGQLSQEQQTYLDARKALDKKQTKEYARLRTQLADYPLSVYLDYHANIKAILTYKGIKADKALQQFNDTPLFNSARHRYLKHVGAQKRWADFLTISPTPPNNVTLQCYYYRAELFQGNKEQAYKGAKSLWLYGKSRPKECDPLFKAWQKSGGMTQELIWSRMLLSFNANQYGLLTYLSRKVTSQQQTAKTLVAVYKDPRSLRHIQKYSTSAKNYADIVDAGLRKLARKDLKQAVKLYASYQKTGRFSDYQGRKLSRYLVRRAVIRQEEQLKGFVDTMLPLLDSDDLVELRLRWAIRENDSQTITTTLPLLSEQKQAKSRWQYWQSREKKNHSAADSKMLNDLSQQRNFYGFSAANELNLAYQLQDELSVSDTLSRQKLADDSGLSRVIELLALDKTIDARAEWVLMLRRHNKMMQKEYAVLALENQWHSLGVQASIQGKLWNDMTIRFPYAANDEFTKASKQYQVNIDEIRAIARRESAFYSYATSGAGARGLMQLMPATAKETAKKQRLKYKNKRSLYQANINIPLGSAYYSSLLKQFNNNRVLATAAYNAGPHRVKGWLKVSDGQLDVIEFIESLPFTETREYVQAVLSYRVIYQIKQGKEPELFSTAELNFKY, encoded by the coding sequence ATGATGGGAAGCATTGCTCATGCTGGTCAACTTAGCCAAGAGCAACAAACCTATCTTGATGCTCGCAAAGCCTTAGATAAAAAGCAAACCAAGGAATATGCCCGCTTAAGAACCCAACTCGCCGATTATCCCTTAAGCGTTTATCTGGATTACCATGCCAACATCAAAGCTATTTTGACCTACAAAGGGATAAAAGCAGATAAAGCATTGCAACAATTTAACGACACCCCCCTTTTTAATTCTGCTAGACACCGTTACCTCAAGCACGTTGGCGCTCAAAAGCGTTGGGCAGATTTTTTAACCATAAGCCCGACTCCTCCAAATAATGTCACTTTACAGTGTTATTACTACCGAGCGGAGCTGTTCCAAGGCAACAAAGAGCAAGCCTATAAAGGTGCTAAATCACTTTGGTTATACGGAAAATCCCGCCCTAAGGAGTGTGATCCCCTCTTCAAAGCATGGCAAAAATCAGGAGGAATGACCCAAGAGTTAATTTGGTCTCGTATGTTATTAAGTTTTAACGCTAACCAATATGGTTTATTAACTTATCTGTCTCGAAAAGTCACCAGCCAACAGCAAACGGCCAAGACATTAGTTGCCGTATACAAAGATCCCAGAAGCTTACGCCACATCCAAAAATATTCCACTTCGGCAAAAAACTATGCCGACATTGTCGATGCCGGCTTACGAAAACTGGCACGAAAAGACCTTAAACAAGCCGTAAAGCTCTATGCCAGTTATCAAAAGACAGGCAGATTTAGCGATTATCAGGGACGTAAGCTAAGTCGCTATTTAGTTAGACGAGCAGTCATACGACAAGAAGAGCAACTAAAAGGGTTTGTCGACACCATGCTGCCCCTGCTTGACAGTGATGACCTTGTGGAGCTAAGGCTTAGGTGGGCCATACGTGAGAACGACAGCCAAACAATCACGACTACCCTTCCTCTGCTTAGTGAGCAAAAACAGGCAAAATCAAGATGGCAATATTGGCAATCCAGAGAGAAAAAGAACCATAGTGCTGCTGACAGTAAAATGCTAAACGACTTAAGCCAACAGCGTAATTTCTATGGGTTTTCAGCCGCTAATGAGCTGAATTTAGCCTATCAACTCCAAGATGAATTGTCAGTGAGTGACACACTAAGTCGTCAAAAACTCGCTGATGATTCAGGCTTAAGCCGAGTGATTGAACTGCTCGCGTTAGATAAAACCATTGATGCAAGAGCTGAATGGGTACTCATGCTCAGACGACACAATAAAATGATGCAGAAAGAATACGCTGTTTTAGCATTAGAGAACCAATGGCACTCACTCGGTGTACAGGCCAGTATTCAGGGAAAACTGTGGAACGATATGACGATTCGTTTTCCCTATGCAGCTAATGATGAATTTACTAAGGCAAGTAAGCAATATCAGGTTAATATCGACGAAATTAGGGCGATAGCTAGACGAGAAAGTGCATTTTACTCCTATGCAACCTCCGGTGCTGGTGCAAGAGGTTTGATGCAACTCATGCCAGCAACAGCAAAAGAGACTGCAAAAAAACAGAGATTAAAATACAAAAATAAACGCAGCTTATACCAAGCTAATATTAATATACCACTTGGCTCGGCTTACTACTCCTCCTTACTAAAACAATTCAACAACAATCGCGTACTTGCAACAGCCGCTTACAACGCAGGTCCACATAGGGTAAAAGGTTGGCTAAAAGTATCTGATGGGCAATTAGATGTCATTGAGTTTATAGAATCACTTCCCTTCACTGAGACTAGAGAATATGTACAAGCAGTGTTAAGTTATCGGGTGATTTATCAAATAAAACAGGGAAAAGAACCTGAATTATTCTCCACTGCAGAACTAAATTTCAAATACTAA
- a CDS encoding EAL domain-containing protein produces the protein MITLDTLFLSAEYQPLINAKSLHVCGYEALSRFNDKQGISTPPNIIFEQLHEQSYLLSVIEYKAKAFQIEHSDLTLPLFLNLDPHAAEHNFDEMLILLSSRAKITVELIENTCINDAKLSSKLLSQLKAKQISVALDDIGAPHSMISLDLLSQVNTLKFDIDWFNKTSPNDLHLIKALIQFAKSSNKLCVLEGIETLKQLELARELEIDLVQGFLFKELFVTASASIALMP, from the coding sequence ATGATCACACTCGATACACTTTTTTTGAGCGCTGAGTATCAGCCTCTTATTAATGCTAAAAGTTTACATGTTTGCGGTTATGAGGCGTTATCACGTTTTAATGATAAGCAAGGGATCTCTACTCCGCCCAATATCATCTTTGAGCAACTCCATGAACAAAGCTATCTACTTTCAGTTATTGAATACAAGGCAAAAGCTTTTCAAATTGAGCATTCAGATCTAACACTTCCTCTATTTTTAAATCTAGATCCCCATGCCGCAGAGCATAATTTTGATGAGATGCTCATCCTTTTATCCTCTCGAGCTAAGATCACCGTAGAGCTTATCGAAAATACCTGTATTAACGATGCCAAGCTCTCAAGCAAGCTCCTTTCTCAGCTTAAAGCCAAACAAATAAGCGTTGCACTTGATGATATCGGTGCGCCTCACTCAATGATCTCATTAGATCTCCTGAGTCAAGTCAACACGCTCAAATTCGATATCGATTGGTTTAATAAAACCTCCCCCAATGACCTTCACCTGATAAAAGCATTAATTCAGTTTGCCAAATCCAGCAATAAACTCTGTGTCTTAGAAGGAATTGAGACACTAAAACAACTTGAACTGGCACGAGAGCTTGAGATCGATCTAGTGCAAGGCTTTTTATTCAAGGAACTGTTTGTAACAGCCTCGGCTTCAATCGCCTTAATGCCATAA
- a CDS encoding AAA family ATPase, giving the protein MTQQSISQIITQLEMVLLGKPEQIKLALTCILAKGHLLIEDLPGMGKTSLSHGIAQTLGLSYQRVQFTSDMLPADILGVSIFDSDQSQFIFHPGPIFKQMVLADEINRASPKTQSALLEAMAENQITVDGITHPLPSPFFVIATQNPSEQSGTFPLPESQLDRFMMRLSIGYPNAEAELEMLKNHVQSTQISTLPQCITQLELIELQQMVDKVTASDALLGYILALIDASRVQKEGYGLSPRASKALLQAAKAWAFIQGRSYLVPEDVQAVFSSIAEHRIRSSSQQQGEAVSQKILSNINPIL; this is encoded by the coding sequence ATGACACAGCAAAGTATTTCTCAGATAATTACGCAGCTGGAAATGGTGCTTTTAGGCAAACCGGAACAAATTAAGTTAGCACTAACCTGCATTCTGGCTAAAGGCCATCTGCTTATCGAAGATCTCCCAGGTATGGGCAAGACTAGCCTATCACACGGTATCGCACAGACTTTAGGGTTAAGTTACCAAAGGGTACAATTTACCAGCGATATGTTACCCGCCGACATCTTAGGCGTTTCTATATTTGACAGTGATCAATCTCAGTTTATTTTTCATCCGGGACCGATATTTAAACAGATGGTCTTAGCCGATGAGATAAATCGAGCCAGTCCGAAAACCCAAAGTGCCCTGCTCGAAGCCATGGCAGAAAACCAGATCACCGTTGATGGCATTACGCACCCGCTACCAAGCCCTTTTTTTGTTATTGCCACTCAAAACCCCAGTGAACAATCAGGTACCTTCCCTCTACCTGAATCACAATTAGATCGGTTTATGATGCGGCTCTCTATTGGTTATCCCAATGCCGAAGCTGAGCTCGAAATGCTCAAAAACCATGTTCAATCCACTCAGATCTCAACTCTTCCTCAATGCATCACTCAACTTGAACTGATTGAGCTACAACAGATGGTCGACAAGGTCACCGCTTCTGATGCACTCCTAGGCTATATTTTGGCCTTGATCGATGCATCTCGAGTCCAAAAAGAGGGATATGGACTTTCCCCCAGAGCGAGCAAAGCCCTACTTCAAGCAGCAAAAGCGTGGGCCTTCATTCAAGGTCGAAGTTACCTAGTTCCTGAAGATGTTCAAGCCGTATTCTCATCGATAGCCGAACACAGGATCCGCAGCAGCAGTCAACAACAAGGTGAAGCTGTTTCACAAAAAATACTTAGTAATATCAATCCTATTTTATAG